A window of Thalassophryne amazonica chromosome 21, fThaAma1.1, whole genome shotgun sequence contains these coding sequences:
- the pex3 gene encoding peroxisomal biogenesis factor 3: MFSSVWSFIKRHRRKIIFGGAVVGGIYILGKYAQKKLREIQEKDATECFTQARRQFHFESNQRTCNMTALSMLPPLKDAIINQLDSESLTALLKTKPANKLEIWEDLKIISFTRTVVAVYSTCMLVVLLRVQLNIIGGYLYLDNSICKNAAVPLVPPDVQQQYLSSIQHLLGDGLTALMSAVKRAVQNSVGGLSLKQPLSLLDLDQHLSWIRAEVEAGSEHPLSWYMLADDESALAEQACGLAKSDMMTIRLLNETRDMLDSPDFSTVLRVCLHRGFARLLDNLAEFFRLPPGDSTPSAAPDSLSVVSLPLAKIIPIMNGQINAICNDTPSHFVQDLLLNDQVKAFAANVYESFSMPQELQK, from the exons ATGTTCTCTTCTGTCTGGAGTTTTATTAAACGACACAGGAGGAAAATAATTTTCGGCGGAGCAGTAGTTGGAG GAATCTATATTTTGGGTAAGTATGCTCAGAAGAAGTTGCGGGAGATCCAGGAGAAGGATGCGACCGAGTGCTTCACTCAGGCCCGACGACAGTTCCACTTTGAGAGCAACCAGAGGACCTGCAACATGACAG CTTTGTCGATGCTGCCGCCACTGAAAGACGCCATCATTAATCAGCTGGACTCAGAAAGTCTCACTGCGCTGCTCAAGACCAA ACCCGCCAACAAATTGGAGATCTGGGAAGATTTGAAGATCATCA GTTTCACGCGCACTGTGGTGGCGGTTTACAGCACCTGCATGCTGGTGGTTTTGCTGAGGGTCCAGTTGAACATCATCGGCGGGTACCTGTACCTGGACAACTCCATCTGCAAGAACGCTGCG GTCCCTCTGGTGCCCCCTGATGTCCAGCAGCAGTATCTGTCCAGCATCCAACATCTGCTGGGAGACG GTCTGACGGCATTGATGTCGGCGGTGAAGAGAGCCGTGCAGAACTCAGTGGGCGG GTTGTCTCTGAAGCAGCCACTGTCTCTGCTGGATCTGGATCAGCACCTGAGCTGGATCAGAGCCGAGGTGGAGGCCGGATCTGAACACCCGCTGTCCTGGTACATGTTGGCCGACGATGAGAGCGCCCTCGCCGAGCAG GCGTGCGGGTTAGCGAAGAGTGACATGATGACCATCAGACTGCTGAATGAGACCCGGGACATGTTGGACAG TCCAGATTTCAGCACCGTCCTCAGGGTTTGTCTCCACAGAGGGTTCGCTCGTCTCCTTGACAACCTGGCAGAGTTCTTCCGCCTGCCTCCTGGTGACTCCACCCCCAGTGCAGCACCTGATAG TCTGTCTGTAGTCAGTCTGCCGCTGGCGAAGATCATCCCCATCATGAACGGTCAGATCAACGCCATCTGCAACGACACGCCGAGCCACTTCGTGCAG GACTTGCTGCTGAACGATCAGGTGAAAGCATTTGCTGCAAATGTTTATGAGAGCTTCAGCATGCCTCAGGAGCTGCAGAaataa